The following coding sequences are from one Pigmentibacter sp. JX0631 window:
- a CDS encoding DEAD/DEAH box helicase, with protein sequence MTNTNTPTAEESSIFNLLPEVVRKNLESQGITKPTPIQQATYEPVLEGKDVIAQSRTGSGKTLAFGLPAFSRLQKPQVGGKPRILVLTPTRELAQQVADVFETNFKPQGFKILAVTGGKSYRFQTSVIQRGVDAIVATPGRLNDLLEQGIVSLTGVEILVLDEMDEMLDFGFAEDIIKIKTAIGKKAQTLLFSATFPPKVTNIARQMVSNPFEVKVASTDTSTGQIDHGFIEVKMGRNLDALLGLLIYHDPEHAIIFCKTREETRNIHNALLERGFAAGVLNGEMTQNDRSLTMDRFKNRQLRILVATDVAARGIDISGLSHVINYTVPTNVETYTHRAGRTGRAGATGKAWTIITHVERREFQFVCSKIKINPVRLELPSAKKIATQFFNNMLFRINEDSVVIPDYIHQSVNQVVESLEENKLKEILSTLLKSEATRQLGKSLQVEDIAPTFKTEFGANVEAPKFGGDRNRSGRGGYGRNDRGPRGPSKSNGRSSERSGRFGNSSGRFGDQKKSGQKQDRQNSFGGRGTIKKSADSGSKRSYPIA encoded by the coding sequence ATGACAAATACCAATACACCCACAGCAGAAGAGTCTTCTATTTTTAACCTATTGCCAGAAGTAGTACGTAAAAACCTTGAATCTCAAGGAATTACTAAGCCTACCCCTATTCAACAAGCAACTTATGAGCCCGTTCTTGAAGGCAAAGACGTTATTGCACAAAGCAGAACCGGTTCTGGTAAAACCTTAGCCTTTGGACTACCTGCATTTTCTCGTCTTCAAAAACCACAAGTAGGCGGAAAACCAAGAATTCTTGTACTTACTCCAACTCGGGAGCTTGCTCAACAAGTTGCTGACGTATTTGAAACAAACTTTAAACCTCAAGGATTTAAAATATTAGCTGTTACTGGAGGTAAGAGCTACAGATTCCAAACTTCAGTCATTCAAAGAGGCGTAGACGCTATAGTTGCTACCCCTGGTCGTCTTAACGACTTATTAGAACAAGGGATTGTAAGCCTTACAGGTGTTGAAATTCTTGTCCTTGATGAAATGGACGAAATGCTAGATTTTGGTTTTGCCGAAGATATTATTAAAATTAAAACAGCAATCGGAAAAAAAGCTCAAACTCTTTTATTTTCTGCCACTTTTCCACCAAAAGTTACTAATATCGCAAGACAAATGGTTTCAAATCCCTTTGAAGTTAAAGTAGCTAGCACTGATACTAGTACTGGGCAAATAGATCACGGATTTATCGAAGTAAAAATGGGCAGAAATCTTGATGCCTTACTAGGACTCTTAATTTATCACGATCCAGAACATGCCATCATTTTCTGTAAAACCAGAGAAGAAACTCGTAATATCCACAATGCTCTACTTGAAAGAGGTTTTGCAGCTGGCGTTTTAAATGGTGAAATGACACAAAATGACCGTAGCTTGACGATGGATCGCTTTAAAAACAGACAGCTTAGAATATTAGTTGCTACTGATGTTGCTGCGCGTGGCATAGACATTTCTGGGTTATCTCATGTTATAAACTATACCGTACCTACTAATGTGGAAACATATACCCACCGTGCTGGTCGTACAGGAAGAGCAGGAGCTACAGGAAAAGCATGGACAATTATTACCCATGTAGAACGCAGAGAATTTCAATTTGTATGCAGCAAAATAAAAATCAATCCAGTTCGTTTGGAATTGCCTAGCGCTAAAAAAATTGCGACTCAATTCTTTAACAATATGTTGTTCCGTATAAATGAAGACTCAGTTGTTATTCCTGATTATATTCACCAATCTGTAAACCAAGTTGTTGAAAGTCTTGAAGAAAATAAATTGAAAGAAATTCTTTCAACATTACTTAAGTCAGAAGCAACTAGACAATTAGGGAAAAGTCTTCAAGTTGAAGACATAGCTCCAACTTTTAAAACTGAATTTGGCGCAAATGTAGAAGCACCTAAATTTGGTGGCGATAGAAACCGTTCAGGTAGAGGTGGTTACGGAAGAAATGATAGAGGCCCAAGAGGTCCAAGCAAATCTAATGGGCGCTCTTCTGAAAGAAGCGGTAGATTTGGAAATAGTTCTGGACGCTTTGGAGACCAAAAAAAGTCTGGCCAAAAACAAGATCGTCAAAATAGTTTTGGTGGCCGTGGGACTATAAAAAAATCAGCTGACTCAGGAAGCAAAAGAAGTTATCCAATAGCTTAA
- the ung gene encoding uracil-DNA glycosylase, translating to METKKDLSFLAEGWRSLLLDEFSKPYIEDLRQLLRSETNQGFEYYPPKEKIFRAFKLVDYSQTKVVIIGQDPYHGKGQANGLAFAVEKGVTLPPSLNNIFKEIQSDTGKRPTESDLENWANQGVLLLNTVLTVRANQAFSHREKGWEVFTDRVISLLNEKNSPIIFVLWGSAAQAKEKMITNKIHKILKSAHPSPLSAHRGFFGCKHFSTVNEILRSLGQNEINWTT from the coding sequence ATTGAAACAAAAAAAGACCTTAGCTTTCTTGCAGAAGGCTGGAGGTCTTTACTTTTAGATGAGTTTTCAAAACCCTACATTGAAGACCTGAGACAACTATTACGTAGTGAAACAAATCAAGGTTTTGAATACTATCCCCCAAAAGAAAAAATATTTAGAGCATTTAAACTAGTAGATTATTCACAAACTAAAGTTGTTATTATTGGACAAGACCCTTATCACGGAAAAGGTCAAGCAAATGGTCTTGCTTTTGCAGTAGAAAAAGGTGTAACACTCCCCCCCTCTTTAAATAATATTTTCAAAGAAATTCAATCAGATACAGGAAAACGTCCTACTGAATCAGATTTAGAAAATTGGGCTAATCAAGGTGTTTTATTATTAAATACAGTCTTAACGGTTAGAGCTAATCAAGCGTTTTCTCATCGAGAAAAAGGCTGGGAAGTATTTACCGATAGAGTTATTTCTCTTTTAAATGAAAAAAATTCACCTATTATCTTTGTTCTATGGGGCTCTGCGGCTCAAGCAAAAGAAAAAATGATCACAAATAAAATTCACAAAATTTTAAAGTCGGCACATCCTTCCCCATTGTCGGCGCATAGAGGTTTTTTTGGCTGTAAACATTTTTCAACAGTTAATGAAATTTTACGCTCCTTGGGTCAAAATGAGATTAACTGGACGACTTAG